Proteins from a genomic interval of Arachis hypogaea cultivar Tifrunner chromosome 10, arahy.Tifrunner.gnm2.J5K5, whole genome shotgun sequence:
- the LOC112716874 gene encoding uncharacterized protein isoform X1 codes for MFPAVFTVLTPSNVSAFIPINTRLSIFSKPNSKLSLLPRVSSNGPDSTSQHSSSLSGIDAVESTSSGLGDGYVALFVRMLGLDHDPLDREQAIIALWKYSLGGKKCIDTIMQFPGCINLIANLLRSESSATCEAAAGLLRSISSVNLYRNTVADSGAVEEINRLLRQLSVATEVKEQSMGTLWNLSVDEKLCRRMAKSDILPLSIKYLDDEDMKVKEAAGGILANLALNRNNHDAMVESGVIPKLAKFLVSNSEGSKVIKKEARNALLELVKDDDYYRILVIEEGLVPVPLIGAAAYKSFTPRLHAWPTLPDGTEIEKTPGQNSKFGASELLLGLNIDDKNANIDEAKVNAIIGRTQQQFLARIGAIEMEEKTVSECSNDQLLTLLPWMDGVARLVLILELEDKSAIVRSAESIAGACINEHMRIAFKEAGAIKHLVRLLNCDHNEVQFAAIQALERLSASNIVCRMIEAEGVLHPLISILKSSEIAEPVVEKLLLQALNIVAQILDPSKEMQLKFYDGPVNGSEKMFDKAKSEIPAGLRTEQAISETNSRNAILESDFIARLVEILKSSSPSLQEKAASVLEFVALADQTLASVISADIESGLNSVFQQKLLKISADMESDVEEQFSEAYTIEFEEAGRAISAASRLMTRLLDNEQFRHKTDSSHFIGLLREILRSRIPLYHKDWVAACLVKLNFLSSSNTSSDPINVEVTLFETIPRLLEQIKNSFSRETQENAVVELNRIVSEGVVDSSGAIISEGAIYPLVKLIEEGSERAVEASLAILYNLSMDSDNHSAIVVAGAVPALRRIILAQRPHWERALRLLRNLPT; via the exons ATGTTTCCGGCGGTTTTCACTGTTCTTACGCCCTCTAATGTCTCTGCTTTCATCCCAATCAACACAAGACTCTCAATCTTCTCAAAACCAAATTCCAAACTCTCTCTCCTTCCCAGGGTCAGTAGTAACGGTCCTGATTCCACCTCACAACACTCTTCATCCCTTTCA GGTATTGATGCAGTTGAGAGCACGTCTTCTGGCCTTGGTGATGGTTATGTGGCCTTATTTGTCCGTATGTTAGGCCTAGATCATGATCCTCTGGATAGAGAGCAAGCTATAATTGCTCTCTGGAAATATTCACTTGGTGGAAAGAAGTGTATTGACACTATAATGCAATTTCCTGGTTGTATTAATCTTATTGCAAACCTCCTTAGATCAGAGTCTAGTGCAACATGTGAGGCAGCTGCAGGTCTTTTGCGATCAATATCTTCAGTCAATCTATATAGGAACACTGTAGCAGATAGTGGAGCAGTAGAAGAGATAAATAGATTGTTGAGGCAATTGTCCGTGGCCACTGAG GTGAAGGAGCAGAGTATGGGTACACTCTGGAATTTATCTGTTGATGAGAAGCTCTGCAGGAGAATGGCAAAGAGTGACATTCTACCATTATCTATTAAATACCTTGATGATGAGGATATGAAAGTAAAGGAAGCTGCAGGAGGCATTTTGGCAAATTTAGCATTGAACCGCAATAATCATGACGCAATGGTTGAATCAGGTGTTATACCAAAATTG GCAAAGTTCTTAGTATCTAATTCAGAAGGTTCTAAAGTTAttaaaaaggaagcaagaaatgCATTGTTGGAACTTGTTAAGGATGATGATTATTATAGAATTCTTGTTATTGAAGAAGGACTGGTTCCTGTGCCATTAATTGGTGCTGCAGCATATAAATCATTCACCCCACGATTACATGCGTGGCCCACATTACCAGATGGAACTGAAATTGAAAAGACTCCTGgacaaaattccaaatttggtGCATCAGAATTACTTCTTGGATTAAACATTGATGACAAGAATGCTAACATAGATGAAGCAAAAGTCAATGCAATCATTGGACGGACACAACAGCAATTCCTTGCTCGTATTGGGGCTATAGAAATGGAAGAGAAGACGGTATCTGAATGTTCAAATGATCAGCTGCTTACACTTTTGCCTTGGATGGATGGTGTTGCACGTTTGGTGCTGATATTAGAACTTGAAGATAAGTCTGCAATTGTAAGGTCTGCTGAGTCAATTGCTGGTGCATGTATCAATGAACATATGCGCATTGCATTTAAGGAGGCTGGAGCAATTAAACATTTAGTACGTCTTTTGAATTGTGATCATAATGAGGTCCAATTTGCTGCAATACAAGCTTTGGAAAGGCTGTCTGCTAG CAATATTGTTTGCCGGATGATTGAAGCTGAGGGTGTTTTACATCCTTTAATCAGTATTTTAAAGTCCTCAGAAATAGCTGAACCAGTTGTGGAGAAG TTGCTTCTGCAGGCTCTGAACATAGTTGCTCAGATACTAGACCCCAGTAAAGAGATGCAGTTGAAG TTTTATGACGGACCAGTTAATGGATCTGAGAAGATGTTTGACAAAGCGAAAAGTGAAATTCCAGCTGGGTTAAGAACTGAACAAGCCATATCAGAAACAAACTCCAG GAATGCTATACTGGAATCTGATTTCATTGCACGTCTTGTTGAGATTCTGAAGTCCTCTTCACCCAGTTTACAAGAAAAAGCTGCATCTGTGCTCGAGTTTGTTGCACTAGCTGACCAAACGTTGGcctctgttatttctgcagatatTGAATCTGGTCTCAACTCTGTTTTTCAGCAAAAGCTTCTGAAAATTTCAG CGGACATGGAATCTGATGTTGAAGAGCAATTTTCAGAAGCATACACAATTGAATTCGAAGAAGCGGGTCGTGCCATATCTGCAGCATCCCGGCTGATGACAAGACTACTCGATAATGAGCAGTTCCGGCACAAAACAGATTCCTCCCATTTCATCGGCTTGCTTCGTGAAATACTCCGGTCGAGGATCCCTCTCTATCACAAAGATTGGGTAGCTGCTTGCCTTGTCAAACTTAATTTTCTCTCTAGTTCCAACACTTCTTCTGATCCAATCAATGTGGAAGTTACACTTTTTGAGACAATTCCGAGGCTTCTGGAACAGATTAAAAATTCGTTTTCTCGAGAAACACAGGAAAATGCTGTAGTGGAACTCAACAGAATAGTGTCTGAAGGAGTGGTGGATTCCAGTGGAGCTATTATTTCTGAGGGAGCGATTTATCCATTGGTGAAGCTGATTGAAGAAGGGAGTGAAAGGGCAGTTGAGGCAAGCTTGGCAATACTGTACAATCTGAGTATGGACAGCGACAACCATTCGGCAATCGTGGTGGCCGGAGCAGTCCCGGCCTTGAGACGAATTATTCTGGCTCAGAGACCGCATTGGGAACGAGCCCTTCGTCTGCTTAGAAATTTGCCAACATGA
- the LOC112716874 gene encoding uncharacterized protein isoform X2 yields MFPAVFTVLTPSNVSAFIPINTRLSIFSKPNSKLSLLPRVSSNGPDSTSQHSSSLSGIDAVESTSSGLGDGYVALFVRMLGLDHDPLDREQAIIALWKYSLGGKKCIDTIMQFPGCINLIANLLRSESSATCEAAAGLLRSISSVNLYRNTVADSGAVEEINRLLRQLSVATEVKEQSMGTLWNLSVDEKLCRRMAKSDILPLSIKYLDDEDMKVKEAAGGILANLALNRNNHDAMVESGVIPKLAKFLVSNSEGSKVIKKEARNALLELVKDDDYYRILVIEEGLVPVPLIGAAAYKSFTPRLHAWPTLPDGTEIEKTPGQNSKFGASELLLGLNIDDKNANIDEAKVNAIIGRTQQQFLARIGAIEMEEKTVSECSNDQLLTLLPWMDGVARLVLILELEDKSAIVRSAESIAGACINEHMRIAFKEAGAIKHLVRLLNCDHNEVQFAAIQALERLSASNIVCRMIEAEGVLHPLISILKSSEIAEPVVEKALNIVAQILDPSKEMQLKFYDGPVNGSEKMFDKAKSEIPAGLRTEQAISETNSRNAILESDFIARLVEILKSSSPSLQEKAASVLEFVALADQTLASVISADIESGLNSVFQQKLLKISADMESDVEEQFSEAYTIEFEEAGRAISAASRLMTRLLDNEQFRHKTDSSHFIGLLREILRSRIPLYHKDWVAACLVKLNFLSSSNTSSDPINVEVTLFETIPRLLEQIKNSFSRETQENAVVELNRIVSEGVVDSSGAIISEGAIYPLVKLIEEGSERAVEASLAILYNLSMDSDNHSAIVVAGAVPALRRIILAQRPHWERALRLLRNLPT; encoded by the exons ATGTTTCCGGCGGTTTTCACTGTTCTTACGCCCTCTAATGTCTCTGCTTTCATCCCAATCAACACAAGACTCTCAATCTTCTCAAAACCAAATTCCAAACTCTCTCTCCTTCCCAGGGTCAGTAGTAACGGTCCTGATTCCACCTCACAACACTCTTCATCCCTTTCA GGTATTGATGCAGTTGAGAGCACGTCTTCTGGCCTTGGTGATGGTTATGTGGCCTTATTTGTCCGTATGTTAGGCCTAGATCATGATCCTCTGGATAGAGAGCAAGCTATAATTGCTCTCTGGAAATATTCACTTGGTGGAAAGAAGTGTATTGACACTATAATGCAATTTCCTGGTTGTATTAATCTTATTGCAAACCTCCTTAGATCAGAGTCTAGTGCAACATGTGAGGCAGCTGCAGGTCTTTTGCGATCAATATCTTCAGTCAATCTATATAGGAACACTGTAGCAGATAGTGGAGCAGTAGAAGAGATAAATAGATTGTTGAGGCAATTGTCCGTGGCCACTGAG GTGAAGGAGCAGAGTATGGGTACACTCTGGAATTTATCTGTTGATGAGAAGCTCTGCAGGAGAATGGCAAAGAGTGACATTCTACCATTATCTATTAAATACCTTGATGATGAGGATATGAAAGTAAAGGAAGCTGCAGGAGGCATTTTGGCAAATTTAGCATTGAACCGCAATAATCATGACGCAATGGTTGAATCAGGTGTTATACCAAAATTG GCAAAGTTCTTAGTATCTAATTCAGAAGGTTCTAAAGTTAttaaaaaggaagcaagaaatgCATTGTTGGAACTTGTTAAGGATGATGATTATTATAGAATTCTTGTTATTGAAGAAGGACTGGTTCCTGTGCCATTAATTGGTGCTGCAGCATATAAATCATTCACCCCACGATTACATGCGTGGCCCACATTACCAGATGGAACTGAAATTGAAAAGACTCCTGgacaaaattccaaatttggtGCATCAGAATTACTTCTTGGATTAAACATTGATGACAAGAATGCTAACATAGATGAAGCAAAAGTCAATGCAATCATTGGACGGACACAACAGCAATTCCTTGCTCGTATTGGGGCTATAGAAATGGAAGAGAAGACGGTATCTGAATGTTCAAATGATCAGCTGCTTACACTTTTGCCTTGGATGGATGGTGTTGCACGTTTGGTGCTGATATTAGAACTTGAAGATAAGTCTGCAATTGTAAGGTCTGCTGAGTCAATTGCTGGTGCATGTATCAATGAACATATGCGCATTGCATTTAAGGAGGCTGGAGCAATTAAACATTTAGTACGTCTTTTGAATTGTGATCATAATGAGGTCCAATTTGCTGCAATACAAGCTTTGGAAAGGCTGTCTGCTAG CAATATTGTTTGCCGGATGATTGAAGCTGAGGGTGTTTTACATCCTTTAATCAGTATTTTAAAGTCCTCAGAAATAGCTGAACCAGTTGTGGAGAAG GCTCTGAACATAGTTGCTCAGATACTAGACCCCAGTAAAGAGATGCAGTTGAAG TTTTATGACGGACCAGTTAATGGATCTGAGAAGATGTTTGACAAAGCGAAAAGTGAAATTCCAGCTGGGTTAAGAACTGAACAAGCCATATCAGAAACAAACTCCAG GAATGCTATACTGGAATCTGATTTCATTGCACGTCTTGTTGAGATTCTGAAGTCCTCTTCACCCAGTTTACAAGAAAAAGCTGCATCTGTGCTCGAGTTTGTTGCACTAGCTGACCAAACGTTGGcctctgttatttctgcagatatTGAATCTGGTCTCAACTCTGTTTTTCAGCAAAAGCTTCTGAAAATTTCAG CGGACATGGAATCTGATGTTGAAGAGCAATTTTCAGAAGCATACACAATTGAATTCGAAGAAGCGGGTCGTGCCATATCTGCAGCATCCCGGCTGATGACAAGACTACTCGATAATGAGCAGTTCCGGCACAAAACAGATTCCTCCCATTTCATCGGCTTGCTTCGTGAAATACTCCGGTCGAGGATCCCTCTCTATCACAAAGATTGGGTAGCTGCTTGCCTTGTCAAACTTAATTTTCTCTCTAGTTCCAACACTTCTTCTGATCCAATCAATGTGGAAGTTACACTTTTTGAGACAATTCCGAGGCTTCTGGAACAGATTAAAAATTCGTTTTCTCGAGAAACACAGGAAAATGCTGTAGTGGAACTCAACAGAATAGTGTCTGAAGGAGTGGTGGATTCCAGTGGAGCTATTATTTCTGAGGGAGCGATTTATCCATTGGTGAAGCTGATTGAAGAAGGGAGTGAAAGGGCAGTTGAGGCAAGCTTGGCAATACTGTACAATCTGAGTATGGACAGCGACAACCATTCGGCAATCGTGGTGGCCGGAGCAGTCCCGGCCTTGAGACGAATTATTCTGGCTCAGAGACCGCATTGGGAACGAGCCCTTCGTCTGCTTAGAAATTTGCCAACATGA
- the LOC112716875 gene encoding probable NAD(P)H dehydrogenase subunit CRR3, chloroplastic encodes MMKMLCLSNIIPINKTILASSPNNDVPIPPPPPSSPKRRKVGPRRPPKPTVIQIERIVGAGSFRDGEQAGDSDVRKSVFDLFLGQAFEGPVEKKIRTTGEWLLTNAEPRFQKSGKGILKFIFQLMLPIWIMSLLVASGVIKLPFSSPFLDDLLL; translated from the exons ATGATGAAGATGCTTTGCTTATCGAATATTATTCCCATAAACAAAACAATTCTTGCTTCTTCACCCAATAACGATGTTCctattcctcctcctcctccttcttcgccCAAGAGAAGAAAAGTTGGGCCTCGAAGACCACCAAAACCCACTGTAATCCAAATTGAACGCATTGTTGGTGCTGGAAGCTTTAGAGATGGCGAACAAGCGGG AGATTCGGACGTGAGGAAATCAGTGTTCGACTTGTTCTTGGGCCAAGCATTTGAAGGGCCAGTGGAGAAGAAAATCAGAACAACTGGCGAGTGGCTTCTTACTAATGCTGAGCCTCGATTTCAAAAATCGG GCAAAGGAATTCTCAAGTTTATTTTCCAATTGATGCTACCAATTTGGATTATGTCACTACTAGTTGCTAGTGGAGTTATCAAGTTACCATTCAGTAGTCCTTTTCTTGATGACCTACTCTTGTGA